A window from Malania oleifera isolate guangnan ecotype guangnan chromosome 7, ASM2987363v1, whole genome shotgun sequence encodes these proteins:
- the LOC131160042 gene encoding uncharacterized protein LOC131160042 produces MIKDSREQNYPTTYKGSSIKEFMRLNPFAFEEGPDLVTAKNWIQQIKEILEVLGCTNDQKVCFSAFRMTGDAKRWWLSVKLLEEQRLVKITLTYERFKELLFDRYFPSSVREEKIKEFTNLTQGNMTIREYATKFVELSCFALFLILNEVRKAKKFEKGPRCRIYELVVGFQVQNFSDLVDKVSVLETSIWSSTESAKQTKRLAPSSIQVETPCYFTCGNSGHIKKNCREPLLVVLAQNQDRGKQPIPLGRGGPARVYSLIKLELENAKGADVVG; encoded by the exons ATGATAAAGGATTCTAGAGAACAGAACTACCCAACTACATATAAGGGCAGTAGTATCAAAGAGTTTATGAGGTTGAACCCTTTTGCTTTTGAGGAAGGACCTGATCTAGTGACTGCAAAAAACTGGATCCAGCAAATAAAAGAGATACTGGAGGTACTTGGCTGCACGAACGATCAGAAGGTCTGTTTTTCCGCATTTAGAATGACTGGTGATGCAAAACgttggtggctttctgtgaagctactagaggaacaGAGATTGGTAAAGATAACTCTAACCTATGAGAGATTTAAGGAGCTGttatttgatagatattttccttcatctgtcagagaggaaaagattaaagAGTTCACTAACTTGACCCAGGGAAATATGACAATCAGAGAATATGCGACCAAGTTTGTTGAATTGTCGTGTTTTGCTCTGTTCTTGATTCTGAATGAGGTAAGGAAGGccaagaaatttgaaaaaggcccaAGATGTAGAatttatgaactggtagtgggATTCCAGGTTCAGAATTTCTCAGATTTGGTAGATAAGGTTTCGGTGCTGGAGACGAGCATCTGGAGCAGCACAGAGTCTGCAAAGCAAACTAAGAGGCTTGCACCATCTAGTATTCAGGTTGAG ACTCCTTGCTATTTTACGTGCGGTAACTCGGGGCATATTAAGAAGAATTGTCGAGAACCGTTACTTGTTGTACTTGCACAAAATCAAGATCGAGGAAAACAGCCAATACCACTTGGTAGAGGTGGTCCAGCACGAGTTTACTCGTTGATCAAGCTTGAGCTAGAGAATGCCAAGGGAGCAG ATGTTGTTGGGTAA